A single region of the Musa acuminata AAA Group cultivar baxijiao chromosome BXJ1-11, Cavendish_Baxijiao_AAA, whole genome shotgun sequence genome encodes:
- the LOC135596980 gene encoding thioredoxin reductase NTRC-like, with protein sequence MAVSPVGMTAVVSVAVPSTSSLPCHRPILLRVPPLRCPSRRPLNPWVGRRASAPVSATPAASSTDEVAAVSPSGDSSSGIENLVIIGSGPAGYTAAIYAARANLKPVVFEGYQVGGVPGGQLMTTTEVENFPGFPEGITGPDLMDRMRRQAERWGAELFQEDVEFVVVRTNPFIIRSSEREVKCHSLIIATGANAKRVRLPREDEFWSRGISACAICDGASPLFKGQVLAVVGGGDTATEEALYLTKYARHVHLLVRKNHLRASKAMQDRVFNNPNITVHFNTEAMDVVSNSKGQMSGVLTKRVDTGEESVLDVKGLFYGIGHTPNSQLLEGQIELDSSGYILVKEGTAKTSVEGVFAAGDVQDHEWRQAITAAGSGCVAALSVERYLVSNNLLVEFHQPVTEDVKKELTDKDVQMGFDITLTKHKGQYALRKLYHESPRLLCVLYTAPTCGPCRTLKPILSKVIDEFDQNVHFVEIDIEEDPEIAEAAGIMGTPCVQFFKKREMLRTVPGVKMKKEYREFIEANK encoded by the exons ATGGCCGTTTCTCCGGTAGGTATGACGGCTGTTGTCTCGGTGGCGGTGCCCTCGACATCCTCCCTCCCATGCCACCGGCCCATTCTCCTACGGGTTCCCCCACTTCGCTGCCCGTCCCGGCGCCCTCTGAACCCTTGGGTCGGCCGTCGCGCCAGCGCTCCCGTCTCCGCTACCCCGGCCGCCTCTTCCACGGACGAGGTCGCCGCAGTCTCTCCTTCAGGAG ATTCTTCTAGTGGAATTGAGAACTTGGTGATCATTGGTTCTGGTCCAGCTGGTTATACTGCAGCTATATATGCTGCTCGTGCAAATTTAAAGCCTGTTGTGTTTGAAGGTTATCAAGTAGGTGGTGTTCCAGGAGGGCAGTTAATGACTACTACAGAAGTTGAAAATTTTCCTGGGTTTCCAGAAGGGATAACCGGTCCTGATTTGATGGATag GATGCGACGGCAAGCTGAACGTTGGGGTGCTGAACTTTTTCAAGAAGATGTCGAATTTGTTGTTGTCCGGACTAATCCTTTCATCATCCGCAGTAGTGAGCGTGAG GTAAAATGCCATAGTCTTATCATAGCAACAGGAGCAAATGCCAAAAGAGTTAGGTTGCCTCGTGAAGACGAATTTTGGAGTAGAGGGATCAGTGCTTGTGCAATATGTGATGGAGCATCACCACTATTCAAGGGGCAAGTATTGGCTGTTGTTGGAGGAGGTGACACAGCTACTGAGGAAGCATTATACTTGACCAAATATGCACGCCATGTACACTTGCTTGTTCGTAAAAACCATCTGCGGGCATCTAAAGCTATGCAAGACAG AGTATTCAACAACCCAAATATCACAGTGCACTTCAATACAGAAGCCATGGACGTTGTTAGCAATAGCAAGGGCCAGATGTCAGGAGTTTTAACAAAAAGAGTTGATACAGGCGAAGAATCAGTACTCGATGTAAAAGGTCTATTCTATGGTATAGGGCATACTCCAAACAGCCAGTTGTTGGAAGGACAAATTGAACTTGATAGTTCTGGATATATCTTAGTCAAAGAAGGCACAGCAAAAACTTCAGTTGAAGGTGTCTTTGCTGCTGGTGATGTACAG GATCATGAGTGGAGGCAAGCGATTACTGCTGCTGGTTCTGGATGCGTTGCTGCTTTATCTGTTGAAAGATATCTAGTTTCAAACAATCTTCTTGTTGAGTTCCATCAG CCTGTAACTGAAGATGTCAAGAAGGAACTTACTGACAAGGATGTACAAATGGGTTTTGATATAACACTGACAAAGCACAAAGGACAG TATGCACTTCGGAAGTTGTATCATGAAAGCCCAAGGTTATTATGTGTTCTATATACAGCACCAACATGTGGTCCATGTAGGACACTGAAACCAATTTTAAGCAAG GTGATAGATGAATTTGATCAAAATGTGCACTTCGTTGAAATTGACATTGAAGAAGACCCTGAAATTGCAGAAGCAGCGGGAATTATGGGAACACCCTGTGTTCAATTCTTTAAAAAAAGGGAAATGCTTAG GACAGTACCTGGTGTGAAAATGAAGAAAGAATACAGAGAATTTATCGAGGCAAACAAAtga
- the LOC103970518 gene encoding uncharacterized protein LOC103970518, whose amino-acid sequence MTQKGNMFKGLQKKKSIPPSRHGKAPHTRKGKRATKPSKVTKEMEADQELSKFINHCNEIKAASLASKEGGQLSILKPETDPTTSSKPKDTQKNSDA is encoded by the exons ATGACGCAGAAGGGGAATATGTTTAAAGGACTGCAGAAGAAGAAATCTATCCCTCCCAGTCGCCATGGCAAAGCTCCTCACACTCGTAAAG GTAAGAGGGCAACGAAGCCTTCTAAGGTCACCAAGGAGATGGAAGCTGATCAA GAGTTGAGCAAGTTCATAAACCACTGCAATGAGATCAAGGCTGCATCTCTTGCTAGCAAGGAGGGTGGTCAACTTAGTATCCTGAAGCCTGAAACTGATCCCACAACTTCTTCCAAGCCGAAGGACACACAAAAAAATTCAGATGCTTAG
- the LOC103970517 gene encoding protein N-terminal glutamine amidohydrolase isoform X2, with amino-acid sequence MADGDGLLEIQGRKRATQTASVSLPAPVPSPSMVPGASSLDIFSFTHTPNYCEENVYLLCKKLCEVGAADPMGADLFVVFISNEEKMVPLWHQKASIRNDGLVLWDYHVICIQSRRGKVFDLVWDLDSSLPFPSPINVYFSEAIQPMYSPNLVNSRLFRVVHAPLFLRCFASDRSHMKDDLGNWLALPPKYEPITSEDGTKNNLDKYIHMLAADVSANIQDLVHGVFSNEYGVLVGETMMEWFFSQIHQ; translated from the exons ATGGCCGATGGCGATGGGCTTTTGGAAATCCAGGGACGCAAACGCGCGACGCAGACCGCCTCTGTCTCCCTACCCGCCCCTGTTCCATCTCCGTCGATGGTGCCTGGCGCTTCTTCTCTCGACATCTTTTCCTTCACTCACACCCCTAACTACTG tgAAGAGAATGTATATCTGCTCTGTAAGAAACTTTGTGAGGTTGGGGCTGCTGATCCAATGGGTGCTGATCTTTTTGTTGTCTTCATATCCAACGAAGAGAAAATG GTCCCTCTATGGCATCAGAAGGCTAGCATAAGAAATGATGGTCTGGTCTTGTGGGATTATCATGTGATCTGCATACAG AGTAGAAGAGGCAAGGTGTTTGATCTGGTGTGGGATCTGGATTCTAGTCTTCCATTTCCTTCTCCCATTAATGTGTACTTTTCTGAAGCCATTCAACCAATGTACTCTCCTAATTTGGTAAATAGCAG GCTTTTTCGGGTGGTTCATGCTCCACTATTTCTTCGCTGCTTTGCATCAGATCGTAGTCATATGAAAGATGACCTGGGGAATTGGCTTGCTTTGCCTCCTAAATATGAACCTATAACTAGTGAAG ATGGAACCAAGAATAACCTTGACAAGTACATCCATATGCTGGCAGCTGATGTATCGGCCAACATACAGGACTTGGTTCATGGTGTGTTCTCCAATGAATATGGAGTGCTGGTTGGTGAAACAATGATGGAATGGTTTTTTTCTCAGATCCATCAGTGA
- the LOC103970517 gene encoding protein N-terminal glutamine amidohydrolase isoform X3, with protein MADGDGLLEIQGRKRATQTASVSLPAPVPSPSMVPGASSLDIFSFTHTPNYCEENVYLLCKKLCEVGAADPMGADLFVVFISNEEKMVPLWHQKASIRNDGLVLWDYHVICIQVNASRRGKVFDLVWDLDSSLPFPSPINVYFSEAIQPMYSPNLVNSRLFRVVHAPLFLRCFASDRSHMKDDLGNWLALPPKYEPITSEGDNLLPF; from the exons ATGGCCGATGGCGATGGGCTTTTGGAAATCCAGGGACGCAAACGCGCGACGCAGACCGCCTCTGTCTCCCTACCCGCCCCTGTTCCATCTCCGTCGATGGTGCCTGGCGCTTCTTCTCTCGACATCTTTTCCTTCACTCACACCCCTAACTACTG tgAAGAGAATGTATATCTGCTCTGTAAGAAACTTTGTGAGGTTGGGGCTGCTGATCCAATGGGTGCTGATCTTTTTGTTGTCTTCATATCCAACGAAGAGAAAATG GTCCCTCTATGGCATCAGAAGGCTAGCATAAGAAATGATGGTCTGGTCTTGTGGGATTATCATGTGATCTGCATACAGGTAAATGCT AGTAGAAGAGGCAAGGTGTTTGATCTGGTGTGGGATCTGGATTCTAGTCTTCCATTTCCTTCTCCCATTAATGTGTACTTTTCTGAAGCCATTCAACCAATGTACTCTCCTAATTTGGTAAATAGCAG GCTTTTTCGGGTGGTTCATGCTCCACTATTTCTTCGCTGCTTTGCATCAGATCGTAGTCATATGAAAGATGACCTGGGGAATTGGCTTGCTTTGCCTCCTAAATATGAACCTATAACTAGTGAAG GCGACAACCTCTTGCCTTTCTAG
- the LOC103970517 gene encoding protein N-terminal glutamine amidohydrolase isoform X1 — protein sequence MADGDGLLEIQGRKRATQTASVSLPAPVPSPSMVPGASSLDIFSFTHTPNYCEENVYLLCKKLCEVGAADPMGADLFVVFISNEEKMVPLWHQKASIRNDGLVLWDYHVICIQVNASRRGKVFDLVWDLDSSLPFPSPINVYFSEAIQPMYSPNLVNSRLFRVVHAPLFLRCFASDRSHMKDDLGNWLALPPKYEPITSEDGTKNNLDKYIHMLAADVSANIQDLVHGVFSNEYGVLVGETMMEWFFSQIHQ from the exons ATGGCCGATGGCGATGGGCTTTTGGAAATCCAGGGACGCAAACGCGCGACGCAGACCGCCTCTGTCTCCCTACCCGCCCCTGTTCCATCTCCGTCGATGGTGCCTGGCGCTTCTTCTCTCGACATCTTTTCCTTCACTCACACCCCTAACTACTG tgAAGAGAATGTATATCTGCTCTGTAAGAAACTTTGTGAGGTTGGGGCTGCTGATCCAATGGGTGCTGATCTTTTTGTTGTCTTCATATCCAACGAAGAGAAAATG GTCCCTCTATGGCATCAGAAGGCTAGCATAAGAAATGATGGTCTGGTCTTGTGGGATTATCATGTGATCTGCATACAGGTAAATGCT AGTAGAAGAGGCAAGGTGTTTGATCTGGTGTGGGATCTGGATTCTAGTCTTCCATTTCCTTCTCCCATTAATGTGTACTTTTCTGAAGCCATTCAACCAATGTACTCTCCTAATTTGGTAAATAGCAG GCTTTTTCGGGTGGTTCATGCTCCACTATTTCTTCGCTGCTTTGCATCAGATCGTAGTCATATGAAAGATGACCTGGGGAATTGGCTTGCTTTGCCTCCTAAATATGAACCTATAACTAGTGAAG ATGGAACCAAGAATAACCTTGACAAGTACATCCATATGCTGGCAGCTGATGTATCGGCCAACATACAGGACTTGGTTCATGGTGTGTTCTCCAATGAATATGGAGTGCTGGTTGGTGAAACAATGATGGAATGGTTTTTTTCTCAGATCCATCAGTGA